CACCAATTGCTGTATTGTGCTATTATAGCACAATACACACGCATGACACACCGCTCAATTTCACTTGACAGCAAAATATGCTAAACTATCTTGTACATTGCAACGTACCATTCCACACTGAGCATTCGTCGATTGAAGGTGCCGTGCAAGCGGCGCAATGGTCCAATCGTTAAATATGGAGGGAATTGTTCGAATGATGAATATGGAGCACATCCTGAAGCTCGTCCAATCCGGCGATGTGGACGTTAGTGAAGCGAAGCGTCTACTAGAAGAGGCAGCCGAAGCGGCGCAGCAGCAGCCGGACCTAGCGGAGAAGGCCGTCATCGCAGAGACGGTGATGAATACAGGGCAGCCATCGGCTGCCATCGTGCCTCAACAAGCAGCTCTGAACGTCTCCGGGATCGACGACACGCTCGGGTACGCCCAGCTGGACGTGAACCGCAGCGCGCGTACCGGCTTCCCTGAGGTCATATTCGGCGAAGGGAAGACGGCCGAGCAGATCGCCGCCATCATGGAGCGGCTCGCTCTGCATAACGACAGCGTCCTCGCGACGCGTGTCAGTCCCGAGAAGGCCGTAGTCGTCATGGAGCGCTGGCCGGGCGCGATCTACCGCGAAGACGCGCGCGCGCTTCTGTGGAGCCGTAGCGGCCTCCCGTCAACGCCAGCTGATCCAGCGGCGCCGTTCATCGCCGTCGTCTGCGCAGGCACGTCGGACGTGCCAGTCGCCGAGGAGGCGGCCGTGACAGCGGAGCACTTCGGCGCGCGCGTCGAGCGCATCTACGATGTCGGCGTGGCCGGCATCCATCGGCTGTTCCGCAGGCTGCCGCTGATCCAGCAGGCCGACTGTGTCGTCGTATGCGCAGGCATGGAAGGCGCGCTCGCCAGCGTGCTCGGCGGTCTCGTCTCCGTGCCGGTATACGCAGTACCGACCAGCATCGGCTACGGCGCGAGCTTCCAGGGTGTTGCCGCTCTGCTGGCTATGCTGAATGCGTGCGCTCCTGGCATCTCGGTCGTCAATATCGACAACGGCTTCGGCGCGGGCTATAACGCCGCCCTGGTGCTCAAATCAAGAACGAAGAGGGATGAGTCATGAAGATCTTATATCTGGACTGCTTCTCCGGCATCAGTGGAGATATGACGCTCGCTGCACTTGTTGACGCGGGCGCTGACCGCGATTATATCGAGGAGGAGCTGCGCAAGCTGCAAGCCGAGCCATTCAGCTTGCAGTGGAAGCGCGTCAATAAGCGCGGCATCTCCTCGCTGAAGGTGGACGTGGTGACAGACCCGGATTCGCCGCCACGTCATCACCGTCACTACTCGGAGATCGTTAAGATGATTGAGCAGGCAGGCTACTCGCAGCAGGTCGTCAAGCTCGCGTTGAGCATCTTCGAGAAGATCGCCGTCGCCGAGGCCAAAATTCACGATGTGCCGATTGAACGCGTTCACTTCCACGAGGTAGGCGCGATCGACTCGATCGCCGATGCCGTCGGCGTCGCGCTCGCCGTCGATTATCTCGGTATAGAGAAAGTGATCTCGACCGCCGTCCCTCTAGGCTCCGGCACCGTCCACTGCGATCACGGCATCTATCCGGTGCCCGCTCCGGCAACGCTGGAGATGATGCGCGGTCTGCCGATTGCCCAGACGCCTTACACGCTCGAGATGACGACGCCGACCGGTGCTGGCATTATTGCCGGACTCGTGGACCAGTTCGCCAAGGGACTGCCGCCGATGATCTTGGAAGCGATCGGCTACGGCGCAGGCACGAGAGACTTGCCTAACCAGCCGAACGTGCTGCGCGTCATTGTGGGCAAGGCCGACCCTTACTTGAACCTGTATCACGTCCATCATGAGCATGCGCATCATGAGCACGGTCACCACCATCACCATCACGATGAGCACCATCATCATAACGATCACGATCATGGCGAGCATCACCATCATCATGAACACCATCATCATGATGAACACCATCATCACGATGAGCACCACCATCACGATCACGATCATGCACATCCGCATGAGCAATCTGAGCATAAGCATGAGTCTACGAAGGCGCGTCAGCTCAAGACTCAAGTAGAATCGCTTGAGGAGCACGACGAGGTGCAGCCTCATCTGCATGACGAGCTCGAGGACGAGCGAGGCTCAAGCGCTAGCAGTCACGACCATCGCCACTAGTCCACAGCCTTCTCGCTTCGATAAGATAAGCTCTATCCTGAAATAGCAGGTTCCAATGACGCCTTACACAAGTCTCATGCAACTCAAAAACAGCCATGCTCTCGATTCGCGTCGAGGCATGGCTGTTTTATTGTAAGATCACCATCATCTATCATCTATGAGCTGGATGTCATCTGCAGAAACAGTCGGCGCACCTCGTCATACACGTCCTTCAGTGGTACCTGATGCTCACGCGCGACTTGCTCGCAATGCTTGAATTCCGGCGCGAACTGCACCATTTGACCATTATGGAAGCCCGCCTTCACTTGAATCGGTCCCCAGCCTGTCTCCACCGTTACGAACTCCCGTCCTAGCCGGTGACAGCTTGCCCGCATGTAGCGCAGACCAATGGTCGTCGTCTCGGTGAACATAATACGCTCCATGTCAGGCGCCTTCGCTTCATCCACCAGCACGTTCAGCATGAGGCCGGGCCGCCCCTTCTTCATAATGATCGGAACCCAGAACACATCGTTCGCCCCCGCCTCAAGCAGCAGCTCCGTCACATAGGGCGTCCACTCCGGGTTCATATCGTCGATATTAGCCTGCAGCAGAAGCATGCCGTCATCCACATGCTCGGATCGATGATTAAAGTTACCTACACCCATCGCTCTCCCTCCTTCCTGCATCATAGCAAACTTCCTTCGGAATAAAAAGGCAGACCAACGAACAACCTATCCCTATATGATCAAGCAGCCTTATTGCGAACGGGAGGTAGCGGATTTGAGGACATGCAGCAACACCACGA
Above is a genomic segment from Paenibacillus sp. YYML68 containing:
- the larC gene encoding nickel insertion protein; the protein is MGVGNFNHRSEHVDDGMLLLQANIDDMNPEWTPYVTELLLEAGANDVFWVPIIMKKGRPGLMLNVLVDEAKAPDMERIMFTETTTIGLRYMRASCHRLGREFVTVETGWGPIQVKAGFHNGQMVQFAPEFKHCEQVAREHQVPLKDVYDEVRRLFLQMTSSS
- a CDS encoding LarC family nickel insertion protein — protein: MKILYLDCFSGISGDMTLAALVDAGADRDYIEEELRKLQAEPFSLQWKRVNKRGISSLKVDVVTDPDSPPRHHRHYSEIVKMIEQAGYSQQVVKLALSIFEKIAVAEAKIHDVPIERVHFHEVGAIDSIADAVGVALAVDYLGIEKVISTAVPLGSGTVHCDHGIYPVPAPATLEMMRGLPIAQTPYTLEMTTPTGAGIIAGLVDQFAKGLPPMILEAIGYGAGTRDLPNQPNVLRVIVGKADPYLNLYHVHHEHAHHEHGHHHHHHDEHHHHNDHDHGEHHHHHEHHHHDEHHHHDEHHHHDHDHAHPHEQSEHKHESTKARQLKTQVESLEEHDEVQPHLHDELEDERGSSASSHDHRH
- the larB gene encoding nickel pincer cofactor biosynthesis protein LarB; this translates as MMNMEHILKLVQSGDVDVSEAKRLLEEAAEAAQQQPDLAEKAVIAETVMNTGQPSAAIVPQQAALNVSGIDDTLGYAQLDVNRSARTGFPEVIFGEGKTAEQIAAIMERLALHNDSVLATRVSPEKAVVVMERWPGAIYREDARALLWSRSGLPSTPADPAAPFIAVVCAGTSDVPVAEEAAVTAEHFGARVERIYDVGVAGIHRLFRRLPLIQQADCVVVCAGMEGALASVLGGLVSVPVYAVPTSIGYGASFQGVAALLAMLNACAPGISVVNIDNGFGAGYNAALVLKSRTKRDES